The genomic region GGAACAGAAATCTAGGACCATTTGActggtttttgtgttttaatgttCTGGGGGGGTTTTGTATTGTGTTGTTTATGTTTGCTATTCTAAATTGCAGCTGTCAGTTTTCATGCCTTTTGTGTAAGACATGTCCTTGCCGTAGTAAGCAATATAGGTGAAATAATGTTTAGATGCTTTTTGGGGAACTTTTATGTTCAGTTTTGTAGGAccacttttcttctgtcttctaaaTGAAGACTTTCTATTATGTTGAAAAGAGTCTGACTTtaatattagatttttttattattattttcttttgacatttatctggagcatatttaaaaataggcaTCTAAGGACTGGTTATTTTGTTGGTGCTAGTCTATCAAAGTCAGCAGTCATTGGCTTATAACTTTCAGTAGGGAAATTGAAAGTATCCAATATTTACTTGAACTTCCTCCTACATAATTAGTATTGCCCCTTTTTCCTGAGGAGATTTTTGCTTCAACTATtaagctgtttttcagtttatctACTGGCACATAATTTGGAAGCCTGAGTaacctttgtttaaaaaaagattgtgagggatagtatttattttcttggtttacAATTATATTTAACCTCTTTCAAAAGAGTCCTTGGTAAGGTGCTATCAgtctgaaaagagagagatggaaatTGCACCTGCCATTGGAGTATATTCAGGAGAAAAGTTTTGTGAGACCATAGCGTGTGACAGGTTGGAAACAGAATTGAGATCTCCCAAATGCCAATGTCTTCTGCAGTGGCTCCTGTTAGTGTTTATCATAGGCTTCACTTAGTATTCTAGCATGCTGCTTTCTTAGTGTGTGACCCAGGATCACACCATCAAATGCAGTATAATACGGTTTTAGTGTTTGGTCTAACTCTTACGGTTAATGCTTAGTCCTTATCCCATATAATTTatgctttctgatttttaacagtaaaggaatattcatttttataaaagacGAGTCAAGTAGTGACACATTCTTCTTGTCCAGAAATGTTGCTGCTCTGCCAACCTGATGCAATATTAATGGGAAAAGGCAACAGGATAATCTATTATTTGCATGCAGCTCCAAATCTGCATGACACTTTAGCAAAACGGATCTGACAAAGAACAAAGAGTCTGCCTTAAAGAACTTAAGATCTAAAAAGCTCTAGTCAGGTTTAACAAGTGTCTTTTGCTTGTTATTACCAATAggtttcaagagaaaaaaaattcaaagaggGGAGACTATACAGTAATTAGAGGTGTACTAAATATTGTGAAATTAGACTGGATAAAAGTATTAAAGCTGGCAGTTTGGAGAGAAGGTTATGTAGGACTAAGACATACTAATGCACGATCATTGGAAAGCATCAGACATATGAATAGACCACTAATTATTGAGACTAAGGTAGGAACATAGAACAAAATATTGAACCTTGATTTGTCTAATTTATGAATTCTGTTTCCTGTTCATTTCTTTTGGAAGAATAACTCTGAATTGGTCTCCAGCACACTCAGTTTTACTACACATAGCTTGGTGATGCTTTGTGAATTCAAACACAAtcctctttccattttcattgtTACCTGTCTATCCTTTAACTAcctatttcaaaaaaataaatccaatcCAGGATTTTTCCCCAGGAGAGCAAACACAGGACTTGTGATGAGCAGTAGTCGGAAACATCATTTATACTGTGCATGCAATAGTGGAaggagtggggttttttagaCAGAAAGAGCAGCATAGAGCCACACaaactgcataaaaataaatcagtaataTAGGCTACATAACTTTCGTCAGAGGTCTTAAAACTAATGTATTGTCCCATATACTTACTCCACAGTCTTGTAACTCAATGGGGAATTTATTCAAATGAACCCTTTAAAGAGGTCCCCAAATGTAAAAGTCATGAGGGAAACTCAGTTGTTTGTAATAGAATAAAGAGCATTGCAGTTTTAAGATACCTTGCATCCCACAACATTAAGTGTATGAAAGTTCTGGTCGATGTTGATGGATTACCTGAGAAGATTTGTATTACGGATTTTGTCACTGTACCACTTCTATAATCTTCTTGCCTGGACTCAACAGAAAGGCTGACAATGTGATGGAAACTAGAATAAAACTATTCTCTAATGCCAAAAAGCATGGGGACTCCAGAAGAGATACTGAGATGATGTGTTCTGTAAAGATagcatgtttttaaaggcaaattttctttttaacagaaacCTGTTATCAGTCATTCAAAAATGATAATATGATTGCACATTGTATTAAAGAAGCATGACAGAGTAAAAACTATCACAACGTTCTGTGATATTCCTTATCAAGTAAAGCCCAAATTTACTGAACTTCATAGAGCAAGGGTAAGACAAAGTTCTGTTTTGTGTGTGCACTTTGAATAGAAATGGATGTAATCAGTTTAGCCTTTTCCACCCACCTCTGAATGCCAACTTCCTTAAATTGAATAGTATCATAATTGTAGAATTTTTCTATCTGCTTACATTTTTCAGTACAGCAACAAAAGTCCCTAACTTTCCTGGGAGAGAAAGGGATTATAGCTGTTTTCAGAGCCCAGCTATCCCTCCATAATATCATTTTTAGAGTTCATTTTGATTAACATATTAATTTCCtcttagaaaagcaaacaagcaggaaaaaaacaaacaggaaaatccTCCCATCCTGTGACTGGGGAATTATGATTGTGAAATTTGTCTTTATTCATTTAATTGTCTGCCTGTAAGGCTATTTAAGTGGCTGTTCTTTCTCAGGGAgatctgtttcttctgtgtgcTAAGTGACACATTGCTTTTAAGGCCAAGCAGCTcatgttttcagaagagctcTACTGTCTGTCAGTTACTATCATCCTCTTTTTAATCATTGTTAATGTTGAGGTTTAGTAAATGGATTGGTGTAACAGTTTCTACCCTAGAGATTGCACTTTCTTCTTAATGTTTCCCTTTCATCCACTCTTCTCTTGAGAACTTTCCCTGCATTATGCTGGTACTGTTCCAAGGGGAGTCCATATAGTTACAGCAGACCAGCTTGCTTAGAGCAGAAGGTTTTTTTACAGTCACTGGCCTTTACACCTTGCACAAAGGTAGGCAATACCAGACTATTGACATTAATTATGTAGTGTGATGGAAGGTGAAGACCCTCCCCATGGAAATATATTACACTACACTTGAAGTTAAGCAGCTGGTTCTCACTGAAATGCATGTTACTCTGGAGGGCTGGCAGACCTGAGCCCAAGAGTTTGGCTGTAGCAGGTGGGAGAGATGATGAGAGACTGCAACACTCAAGGAAGCCATTCTCCTGCACATGGATTCTTAGTATGTTGGTATGTCATACTAATATACGGTAGCAAAGAAAGTGCAGGAAGATGCCAGTAGAAAGGAAGCCAAAGGAGAGGAAATTTCAGCTGCTACGAGACACTGCTTTCAGtaaaattgttatttaaaataatctttaggTATAGTTAAATGTTAACAGTGATATTTGTATCCTTAAATCTTGATATCCGTACATACTGAAATCATAATTTACCCAAAgtgtaacagaaaagaaagtttgcTGTGATAAGTAGCAGTCCTTTAGACAATCAAGTTCACTACTGGTGCAAGTGATGTATCTCCATTGACTTTGACAGAATTTTAGCCATGGTGATAAGAAATTTGGCCTTTACTATTTAAATGTTCAACAACAAAATTATAAATGGTATGGGtaactttaattttatatttgaagaGTGAGAAGTTAGTAATAATGGTTTTCCCAGTTCCCTTGACACTGATTGAGTCTAGACTTGATGAAATCACATTCCCAGACATACTGTTGTCAAGCCTAAGGCCTGGATTTAGAGGCACAGTAAGGGTGAAAATGTGCAAGCTATATGAAGGTGCCAGAGTGGagtttcagttttgctgaacTCTTGACTGAAGGGAGAGAACATGAAATATGTGAGAGCACTGATAGgaagaatatttctgtataaGGGAAAGATCAGTAACCACTGGTGGAGTGAGGAGTTATGGCACAGTTGTAATTAAAAGCCGAAGAAAGAGTAAACAGTCATAAAATTCAAGTTTCATTTTAGTCTGGGCAAGTTTGAATCCCAAAAGGTGAAAATTAAAGACACTGGATGTCAGagaagcagaatgaaataaaactgaaggcAAATAGTTTAAAAGGTTTTATAACAGCACATAACTAACCTGTGGAAACTCTTTCAGAAAATACGGTGATTAGAAAGCTTAGTAAGAACAACAGCAGTAAACATTTATGTTAACATGTGTCCAGTTCAaagcttagaaaataaaaatttagcTGGAAGGCTTTAGGCTTTCAGTTATAAGCCAGCCTGTCACTGATGGCGCACTTCCCTTAAGGACTGATTATTACacatttattactttattagTCATTATTACAAGGTCTGATTTAGCTTGTTGAAACTGAAGAGTTGGACCTTATACTGTCAGTTTAGTCCAGTCAGGCAATTTCCATATTGCACTATGTTGgtacagaaaacagaatctTCAAAAAACAGTTTCTCTCTGGGCTGCAGGCCCAGGATATGTATACTCCACAATCTTTGCTTCCTTATTCATTCAATTTGGACAGATACCAAAAGATTTCTGGAACTTTTTGTTGTCTGCCAGTAAAGAAATGATAGGTGTAACCCTACAAAGCATGTGCTTGCTTAGTATCTCATTAGCCTGTTCAGCTTGGAAGGACTCATTAGAACAAAACCATACTATCCTCTGTAAAGGAATGGGGAAATGATAGTTATGTGTGCTACCGTGCTGACAAGGCTTGTCTGTGACATTTGACATTGACCAGCATAGAGCTTCTGGCATACTTTTGGGAATACCAGCAGTAGTAGCTACAAGTAGCAGTAGCCATATTTCTGCATGAATGAGTGCAAACTATTGAACTCGGAAGTGAAGTGGTTTCAGAGAAGTTGTGCGGCTATGTTATTACACCACTTAACCCCAGCTGCTATTTTCAGTGAGACTTTTTGTGGGGTAACGTGGCTGCATGACTTCTGGACTAGAATTAGATCACTTCCAGCATTTTAGGAGAGCAGGCAGTGCAAACATGATAGCGTACTGCTCATGTGGATCTGTCTCGAGTGTTCACAACTGTTCATGGGTTGGACATAAGCAGAAATTTGTGTACAATCCCCTTGAAAATATCCTATTGTGTGTAACAGCCACTGTTAGTCATACAGGTTTTTCAGGAAGTCAATGAAGCCAGATAAATCTGTAGAAGAAACTTGATTCCAGTGTGGAGTGAGGAAATTAGCCTCTTCATCAACCTGAGTGGTTATTTGTtgttctgaaatttctttttctctctttgccagAGAGCTGTCTAGTGATGTAGGACCAGGGGGAATTTTAGGCTAAAATAAGAATCCAAGATctctttgaaattcaaatgcaaTATTAACATCGTACAGCTGTGgataattctttaaaatggtTAAAATCTTTTCTTGAGGCAAAGCATATTTAATTATTGCTCCCAGAGCCCTCAAGAAGAATACCAATATGCAAGGAGAATACCAATACCTGCAATTTGCCAGAAAAGACTGTACTTCCAGAGTATCAGACACAATCCTCAAGTAGATAAGATTCAATATCTTGTTTTGTAGTCTCTAAGATAAGTCGAAGAGAGGAGATGATATTAGGATGGTCACATGTAAAAAGAGTGCAGAGAAAGCCTGCCAGGTGCAGCTATTTAATTTGGCGCTTTATAACAGAACATGAGGACATTCAAAGCTaagaagctgttttaaaattgaattgCAGTAGCATTTAAACACGATGAATCATCTAGAGAAGGTTTAAGTTTCCAATTAGTCTTGTCCTTTAGTAATAAAAAAGAGGATGCTTAAAGTTAAAAGACAACAATTGTTAAATCAGGAGGGTAAGAAAGTAGATTACAACATTTAATCAATTCACAGCAATCTCATGTCTACAGGCTATTATTGAAGCAAACAGCTTAGTCATTCTTTAGAAAGATGTCAGAGTGAGAATAGTGAAAGTACTTAAATTAATTGAGATTATGGgaaaaatctaattttgttaaaaacaaactgtattATACAGTTATTTGTGCTGCAAAAATAGGTTATGTTTTCCTCTCCGACATCAGGAATAAATACTATTGAAAGCAGGATGCTGGACCAAATATGTAAGAGAGGTGCCAATAACTTCTTCAGCCCTTTTCTGAGGATTGTTTCTAACTGTGCTTGCTCCAAAACTTGTTTATAGTTCTGAGGTTGAATCAGACCCTTTATAGGCTCTCACTGGCTTCAGTTCTGCTTGAGGAGATCTTACTAACATCTGAAGCCACCTGCTTGGACCAAAAAGTCCACCTCTGAAAGCAAGTACTGCTGAGTGCCTCATGCTTATACTTCAGGTGTGCATGCTGGCTGTAACTGATTTGTTCTTAATGCTTCATTTAGAGTTAATTGGTGAGTAATTTCTGTGCTATCCCTTTGCATGTCTTTCTAATCCAGTCTAGGACTCCTGCACGTAGCAGAAAGGTCAGTACACAGTCACATTAACAGAGAACATTTATAGCtcattttggtttgggttgttttttttttaagtgaggtTAAGGTATTGATGATTATACTAAAATGTGCTTAGCTTTTTGCATAGGTTCAGACTGCTGTTTGGCAGACCAAATTAACACATGACCTGTTCACATCTATAACCTTTATCAGTAGAAACTACCTACTGCTTGGTCTTAATCTTCAAAGAATTGAGGCATGATGGTGATTCAAGAAACAAATCCTATCACACCATTGGGTAAACTGCGTATCTTCTTGTGCTTGGAATAGTTATTAAGGGAGATCTGTCTGTCCTTCCGTGAATTATTTatagtaaaagcaaaatatgtcCAGAACCATAGTTTGTGAAAGGTTACTGCCAGCCTGACTTCATGTTTAGGCCATTTGTTTTATCTGTGGGTCAGGATCTGCATATACTACTGTTGGCTGCAGTTCACTCTAGAGTCATTTTACCATCATCAGAATCCAATTGCATACAGTCATCACTTCATGGAAATCACAAGATTTTTATGCCTTGATCTCAAatatgaaggaagaaaacaaacattagagaagaaaaaacattgggTAGGGCTACCCGAATGGCTTGAATTAAGATAAATAGGCACACTGCATGTGACTGGCCTCTAACAATAATTTCATTTGGTTCAcctagaaaaaagaagaatggagAAGAAGAACAGCCAAAGTCCTCTCTCAGTAATCAGTACCGAATTGTTACACCCACATTCCAGTATAATATGGACTACAAGAAAGTTGGCAAATGTATTAttataaacaacaaaaattttgaAGACAAAACAGGTAATGTTCTTCCTTTGATGATACTGATTACAGGGTTTAGAGTTTTTATACTTTCATTAATCaataagcattttatttttaggacatggaattttaatgaatatatttatcttttttgagAAATAGTTGTTCCTACAATTTATTCCTGTTCTTTAACACTTATATTAGAGCAGCTCTTCGCAGCTTCCTTGCAGTATATGTTTCAAAGAGCATGTCACCTTGCTCTACCAACTTCAAACTAAACCTTTGTCCCAGAGTTTAAAGCTGTGTTATTAAAATTTGAACTTTGTCATCTGCAGCCCATGTTATAACTTCTCTGTCCCTAAGCTACAGCTATGAGCTACAAAAGCTAATAGCTGTAGCTGTGCTCTGTTCACACTCCTGCATTTAACTTTTCAGACCATGTACAGTTTCAAAGCAATCAGATGCTTGCGTTACAGTCAACTTTATAGGTCTTTTCCTATACACTTGGCAAACACACTAAATGAAGTGTTTACTCCAAAGAATTTACATCAGCTTCTTTTATGTGGGTATCATAGGGACTCTTTTCAACAGTTTTTCCTGGGGGTGCTTTATGCATAACCAAAAGGAGATAGAATCATCCATAGAGGTCCTATGTTGCAAGGTGCTGGAGGCATGCCAACCTTTTTCAGGATAAGATACGTGTTAACATGGAACCttgcattattttgcattaaaacaaatCTCACAATTTGTTCTCAATGCTGAGAATGCTGTTAGAggattgttttaaaatcatgtcACCATGACATTGTTTAGGTTTATTAATTATAAACCTAAAAATTTACCTTTGAACacatgaattattttgaattgTGTAATGTGCAATCAACcatattctttgttttctggcaggaaTGGGTACACGCAATGGCACTGATAAAGATGCTGGAGATCTAGCTAAGAGTTTTAGAAACTTAGGTTTTGAGGTTTACACATACAATGACCGAAGCCGTGATGATATGGAGAAATTACTGAAGCAAGGTAAaaatttagaatcatagaataatttagagTGGAAAAGACCTCTGGAATTCACCGAATCTaccctctgctcaaagcaggtcaaATTAGAACAGATTGCTTAGGCCACACTACATGCAATTTTCCGTATAGAAGGTTTCGGTTTCTGAATGGATTAAGCTTAATTCCCCACCTCTTCCTCCAACGTCAATTCAGAAATACACAGTTTTCTCGTCATATTAGGTGAAGCCCCTGTCCTGTGTATTAGATGAAGAGCCTTGTCATATTAGAGTCCAGCCTGTTGACTCCAGTGGGCTAGACTTGGAGTCAAGTGAAGGATGCATTCATGTATTCAAGGTACTCATCACATTATTAAAAAGTGGGTTGTGTCATTGTTATCCACTCCTTCTTATGCCTTCCAGTAGAGGCCCAATGTATATTTAGTCTCAGAAAAACGTGTTtgctaaatataattttcatttaaaatgttgctttattttggCTAAGAAGTATTTGATTTCTAGCTGCTGAGGAGAATCACAGTGATGCCGCTTGTTTTGCCTGTATCCTTCTAAGCCATGGGGAAGAAGGCCTCATCTATGGCACTGATGGACCCATGGCTATCAAGAGTTTGACTGCGCTATTCAGAGGAGACAAGTGTAAAAGCCTTATAGGCaaacccaaattatttttcattcaggtAATAGCCCTAAGGTAAACATAGTATCCTACTGCTGCAGTGAGGAAAACATGCTATGTTGCTTGTCTGCTCTAGAAGAGCCCTGTAGGTTAATTTACTGAATTTTGCTGGAGGTTTTGTGAAAAAATGTGTTGAGATAAGTTGACTATGGGTGACTtgtattgtttgtttttaaaagattatttatatACAAGATTCACAGATATGAAGAACATATTGTCATCGTAATTTTGTACCTCGTTTCTCTTTGTGCTTGGTAATACATGAACTTCAAAGCAGGAAGATAAACTCCCTCTTGTGCAGACAGAGCTGTGGACAGTATGTGATTGTCAATAGAAATAATACTGTCCAGGTCTCTTTGAATAAAAGCTCTCTCTACAAATTACTTCATTCtgctaaaagaaatattttttctttccctcagtaGCCTAAAAATTTATATTGCATTATTGCATTAGTATATTATTAATTGTATATTACTTAAGCTTTTAAAGACAGCTCTTTCAAACAGTATTAACTAACATACCATGGGTCTGAATTCTCGTTTTTTATCATAGTATTATGTACGTATGGGAGTTGCAGCAGATGTGGTTTTCCCTAGGCTTAATTAATCCTCAACCTCAAAGTGAAAACAGTGTCTATTTTAGACTCTTCATACTACTAAAgtgatgtttcttttaattataaGTTTGGAATGGGTACTTTGTTGcctttaaaattatcttaataAAGGCAACCAACTCATGTTATGTAAGCCCATCAGACTGCTATTTTTTTGCAAGAGCTGTCAGTCAAAGCTACTGATCAAGAGCTGAAACTCACCAACCTGGACTGTGGTCCCAGTGTGCCCTTTAGCTAAACCACATGATTAAGAGgaaattaagaataaaagagagaaatggaaaaatggtaaaaatgcAATATACTTGAAAtgggtggtcaaacactggaacaggttgcctagatTGTAGAGcctccatctgtggagatattcCAAACCCAACTGGACACGGTCCTGGACATCTGCTGTAGCTGTCCCTGCTTGAGaagggggattggactagatgatctcaggATGTGATTTTGTTGTTCTGTGAAATGTAGTGCTACAGCAGTGCGTGGCAGGAACCAAAGACAATGTGTAGtccactgtaaagaaaatgtcCAGAAGTCATGCTGCACAAGACATTATGTAGTCATTGAGTGCTGAGGCTGACTCTAGACtagtaaaattaattattagAATAAGCTAATGGTGACTTGGCACTTTGATAATCCACTGAGATCCACAGCCTGCAACACCATTACCTCCCTTTACTGTATGggatgtatattttaaaatgggtaAGCTAGTAACTTTATCACTGAACAATTAGATGTCCCCCAGaattgcatttctgcttttaatacaTGCAAAGTACTGCTTAAAACTGtatccattaaaaaatgttaatgaataCTTATTTTTAGAACACCTTGTTTCTACTTATTGGACAAGTTCTCTTTGTCTTCACTGCTTTCAGGCATGCAGAGGCTCTGAATTTGATGAAGGTATACAAACTGACTCTGGACCTGCAAATGACACTCTGGAAACAGATGCCAATCCAAGATACAAAATCCCAGTAGAAGcagattttctgtttgcatattCCACAGTGCCAGGTAAAGAAAAGGGGGTCGGGATGGGGATAGAAGCCTAAAAACTTATCTCCCATATTGACTTGATTGTAGACTGACCCTCATTGATGATACATTGTACACTGATGGACAAAACACTAAGACCCAGCGTATGTTGGGCTACCCCTTTTACACTAGGTATAGCGGAAACAGGAGAAAGCCCAGATTTAGGAGGTGGGAAGACACAGACATTACAGATGGCAAAGGCAGTACTATTTTCTGGGAATCCTGCCCTTCCATGTCCCAGTTTAGTGAGTATGTTGAATATGTGATGAAGGCAGGAAGAGGAACAGTTACAGCATGAAActtagagaggaaaaacatgatATCTTACTTCTTGCAGTTtcccaaatgcaaaaatatagaGTGGTACTTTAGTAGTGTGAGGTTTGGAGAGTTAATACACATTATTCTCCACTTTAATGAAGTAGGATATGTGACACAAGTGATAGGAATTAAACTTTCTGTGTGTGCATTGTTACTCTTTGCCCAGAATCTTTTACACAAATTAGTACATATCTCTCTGCCATTCCATTCTTCAGCACAAGATaataagaaaacagaggaaaaataacccTATGTACTTTCTTATCTGTCTTTCCTGTAAGGTTATTACTCCTGGAGGAATCCTGGAAGAGGCTCCTGGTTTGTGCAATCTCTGTGCTCTGTGCTAAATGAGCATGGAAAACAACTTGAGATCATGCAGATCCTCACACGGGTCAACTATGTGGTTGCCACAAATTTTGAATCACAATCTGATGATCCACGCTTCAGTGAGAAGAAGCAGATTCCCTGCGTGGTCTCTATGCTCACTAAGGAACTTTACTTctgaaagtgtattttaatgCAGCCAGTGATGAAAGATCAGGATATGGTTTTGGGTAGAGATTTAATTATAAACTGGagtaacacatttttaataacagaaatgaaattacacTAGCTTTTTATATTGTATAAGCTGGGGTATCTGATGGATGGACAATATGCaagattttaaagaagaaataaatgctgtgGGCCAACCTGACAGCTAATACTAATTACTGTATCTTGATTTCCCTTAGTGTGGCTGTCATGATTTATGGCTACTGAAGATGTTCTGAGAGTCAGCTACCTGACCCGTAAAGATTTATTCCAGAAAA from Ciconia boyciana chromosome 8, ASM3463844v1, whole genome shotgun sequence harbors:
- the CASP7 gene encoding caspase-7 isoform X1, with protein sequence MSGDQQVDLSTQERGAEDRNDVFDAKPDRSSRFSLFGKKKKNGEEEQPKSSLSNQYRIVTPTFQYNMDYKKVGKCIIINNKNFEDKTGMGTRNGTDKDAGDLAKSFRNLGFEVYTYNDRSRDDMEKLLKQAAEENHSDAACFACILLSHGEEGLIYGTDGPMAIKSLTALFRGDKCKSLIGKPKLFFIQACRGSEFDEGIQTDSGPANDTLETDANPRYKIPVEADFLFAYSTVPGYYSWRNPGRGSWFVQSLCSVLNEHGKQLEIMQILTRVNYVVATNFESQSDDPRFSEKKQIPCVVSMLTKELYF
- the CASP7 gene encoding caspase-7 isoform X2; the protein is MDYKKVGKCIIINNKNFEDKTGMGTRNGTDKDAGDLAKSFRNLGFEVYTYNDRSRDDMEKLLKQAAEENHSDAACFACILLSHGEEGLIYGTDGPMAIKSLTALFRGDKCKSLIGKPKLFFIQACRGSEFDEGIQTDSGPANDTLETDANPRYKIPVEADFLFAYSTVPGYYSWRNPGRGSWFVQSLCSVLNEHGKQLEIMQILTRVNYVVATNFESQSDDPRFSEKKQIPCVVSMLTKELYF